The genome window ttgttaaatttttgtggAAATCCGTTGTAAATAGTGTGTGATTAGTGCCAGAAGTTGGGAATAAAATGGCGGGTCAAACAATAAACGATCGTTTACTGGCGGCGAAACACAGTTTAGCAGGTCAGGGTCTGGCCAAATCGGTATGTAAAGCCACAACTGAAGAACTCTTAGGCCctaagaaaaaacatttagatTACTTAGTTCATTGCACAAACGAGCCTAACGTGTCGATACCACAAATGGCCAATTTGCTCATAGAAAGGTCACAGAATACAAGTTGGGTGGTAGTTTATAAAGCTCTAATTACGACACACCACTTGATGTGTTACGGGAACGAAAGATTCACCCAATATTTGGCTTCGAGCAGTGTGTCTTTCCAACTTTCAAATTTCGTAGACAAAACGGGGGTACAGAGTGCAGTAGGGGCCAGGACCGGTTACGACATGTCCCCTTTCATACGTCGATATGCCAGATATTTGAATGAAAAAGCCCTCTCGTACAGAGCTGTAGCTTTCGatttttgcaaagtaaaacgGGGAAAAGAAGAAGGCACTTTACGCACCATGAATTCAGAGAATCTCTTGAAAACCTTGCCAATACTCCAAAATCAGTTAGACGCTCTCTTAGAATTTGACTGTACCGCAAATGATCTCACAAATGGAGTCATAAATATGTGTTTCATGCTCTTATTTCGCGATCTCATAAGATTATTCGCCTGTTATAACGAtggtattattaatttattagagAAATATTTCGAAATGAACAAGAAACAATGCCGAGAGGCACTAGACTTATATAAGAAGTTCCTCATTCGAATGGATCGTGTAGGCGAATTTCTCAAAGTTGCCGAAAATATCGGCATAGATAAAGGCGACATACCGGATCTCACTAGGGCACCAAATAGTCTTTTAGATGCACTGGAACAACATTTAGCCTCCTTGGAAGGCAACACTCCAACGGCCGCAAGCAATCAGAAGAATCTCAAGTCGGGAGTGTCTGTTCTGTCTAATACCAGCAACGCCTTTGGATCTGCCGTTGACGACACTTTTCAGCAGGCTGCTCTGGCAGAAGAAGAAGCCGTGCTGAATCAGTACAAGGCCAGTGTCGGTTCACCAACGGCGGCCAGCACCAATCCGTTCTTGAGCGAAGAACCTGCCATAAAAACCGAACCCATATTGGATCTGTTCGGTTCGGAAACGGTAACAGCAGCACCGCCCCAAGCACAGGCGACAAACGCTTTGGATGACTTACTGTCGTTGGGTAATCCGTTTGCCGACTTTTCAGCTCCGACATCAGTCGCTTCCGCCAACAACGGAAACCTATTCGGAACGGCAACATCAACCGCCCCCCCAGCATCGACGGCTGGAAACATGTGGGCCAACGGTTTTCCTTCGACGGCCCCGTTTCAGTCACCACCGACCCAAACCACTTTTGCCACGAACAATCTAAGCGGTCTATTCAACACTAACGAACCATCTGTCTTTGATCCCATCGCCAGCGCCGATGCGTCAAAGCAACCACAAGTCATGGCCCAATCGGTGGTGCCACCTCAGAGACCATCACAACcttccaaaattttaaccgGTGATCTAGAATCTAGTCTGACGTCTCTTGTCGAAAATTTAACTATGGATGCCGGGAATCGTACCAATCAATGGAATTCGCCGAAGAATCAACCGAAAAGTGCAGGCGGGTGGCAGCCGCAGCCCATGGGGGCCACCACGGCGGCCTCGTATAGACCAATGGCACAACCGGGACCGCAACAACCCATGATGGGGATGGTGATCGGACAACCTATGCAGTACCCGATGGGTGGCGTTCAAGTTCCCGTACAGGGCAGTCCAAAAATGATGAATCCTCAAACTCAGCCGCCACAGCCCGCCAAACAAGAAGTCAACTTCGATCCATTCGGAGATCTGTAGTAATTTAATGGTCGTAGcgcaatttttactttatttttgtatatACCTACCTAATATGAATTGTATTGTTCTAAATCATTATTTATTGGATTTTTAAAAGTATTATCTAGGTTTTCAACtatttattttgtgaaaatgtggataaactttgtaaatattgaaaaccttattgttttgtttatgatATTTAGAGAaatctcattttttattattgtgctAAAGGCAATTATAACGATTATTACATTACATATAGCGAACTTAAAGTGCAATGTCATAGTACTCAAAACTTAACATTAAGTAATATTCCTACTCAAGAATACCGCTGATTCAAAAACAACTGATATTACGATGTCGAGAGAGgtacttgatttttaaacaaattgtgtTGTTCGgctttaattgtttttgttttatggaacttgtacattccCCAGATGAAGatttgtaatatttattataagtttgtaaaataatgaacataaatattatttttctacttattAGAGCTAGTCCATTGTCTgtgcatatatttttttttaatttttaaagtgatatgTCGAATTGTTCCTGGTTTAATTTATTGATATTTGTCTTAAGTTTATGTACATAATATTAAAATGGCTCTACTATGCAGTTATTTAAACTATATAATTTGTATAAGTGTTAAATTGTTATATCAAAAGACTTATGTGATTAGGTTGCATTACAATTATTAGTGAGATTCTTCCAGTGGTAAAAACTCTGATTTCAC of Tenebrio molitor chromosome 6, icTenMoli1.1, whole genome shotgun sequence contains these proteins:
- the LOC138132583 gene encoding phosphatidylinositol-binding clathrin assembly protein LAP-like gives rise to the protein MAGQTINDRLLAAKHSLAGQGLAKSVCKATTEELLGPKKKHLDYLVHCTNEPNVSIPQMANLLIERSQNTSWVVVYKALITTHHLMCYGNERFTQYLASSSVSFQLSNFVDKTGVQSAVGARTGYDMSPFIRRYARYLNEKALSYRAVAFDFCKVKRGKEEGTLRTMNSENLLKTLPILQNQLDALLEFDCTANDLTNGVINMCFMLLFRDLIRLFACYNDGIINLLEKYFEMNKKQCREALDLYKKFLIRMDRVGEFLKVAENIGIDKGDIPDLTRAPNSLLDALEQHLASLEGNTPTAASNQKNLKSGVSVLSNTSNAFGSAVDDTFQQAALAEEEAVLNQYKASVGSPTAASTNPFLSEEPAIKTEPILDLFGSETVTAAPPQAQATNALDDLLSLGNPFADFSAPTSVASANNGNLFGTATSTAPPASTAGNMWANGFPSTAPFQSPPTQTTFATNNLSGLFNTNEPSVFDPIASADASKQPQVMAQSVVPPQRPSQPSKILTGDLESSLTSLVENLTMDAGNRTNQWNSPKNQPKSAGGWQPQPMGATTAASYRPMAQPGPQQPMMGMVIGQPMQYPMGGVQVPVQGSPKMMNPQTQPPQPAKQEVNFDPFGDL